A genomic window from Argopecten irradians isolate NY unplaced genomic scaffold, Ai_NY scaffold_0269, whole genome shotgun sequence includes:
- the LOC138312273 gene encoding uncharacterized protein, with protein MAKEKLTCDFTRVIYCLLVACIIVNVLLTIYVLLELQTLHKQYGELQTKVSDNFFIIQDKSKPLDQISDVRADKSLLRKGRQLTSHDFLADLLHAQAHILQAHCTNDSKLCMQGPKGEPGPKGDPGIPGPAIQSDCSCIKAPAMSTNITQYRLIRGQSVIINCPVRGTPEPIITWSKNDVRINNSTARNLTATTPGNYTCTAENIMGVASHSFYVT; from the exons ATGGCGAAAGAGAAGCTTACCTGCGATTTTACTAGAGTTATATACTGTTTACTTGTCGCATGTATTATAGTCAATGTACTACTGACGATTTATGTTCTTTTAGAGTTGCAGACTTTACATAAACAGTATGGCGAGTTACAGACGAAAGTttctgataatttttttattattcaggACAAGTCTAAACCTCTTGACCAG ATATCGGATGTCAGAGCCGACAAATCATTATTACggaaagggagacaactgacgTCCCATGACTTTTTAGCCGACTTGCTACATGCGCAG GCACATATATTACAAGCTCACTGCACTAATGACAGCAAACTGTGTATGCAAG GGCCAAAAGGAGAGCCAGGACCCAAAGGGGACCCAGGTATTCCCGGACCTGCCATCCAGTCAGATTGTTCCTGCATCA AGGCTCCGGCGATGAGTACGAACATTACGCAATACAGGCTTATCAGAGGGCAGTCTGTTATTATAAACTGTCCCGTCAGAGGAACTCCTGAACCTATTATCACGTGGTCAAAAAATGACGTCAGAATCAACAACAGTACCGCGCGAAACCTCACTGCAACAACGCCTGgtaactatacatgtactgcAGAAAATATCATGGGTGTAGCCTCGCATAGCTTTTATGTAACATAA